Proteins encoded by one window of Mustelus asterias chromosome 9, sMusAst1.hap1.1, whole genome shotgun sequence:
- the LOC144498703 gene encoding uncharacterized protein LOC144498703, which yields MASYPLPQQALQRSECTYNGSPSSNHQSWKVNCGSNYFANGSAPSYLYEDTSQLAYPSDEASSSCSGITSYHSYLLSTLMGDSKSKIRSHPVYSMESQPTCFQNRSMSLDLSSVRTPSEFVPSQSSSTWWNQRAHPTMRNFPSYQSPTSTGMQPGAQSCPRWTDNKTAFAARPPVRCWNNCACTNYQHIHGSFSHAVNQQSSNVGYHNLDPFQNINTRGYKDCHMFEAGQPGEGIQVLRRDSISSPQASTGNHLMNLILKGTLNDMHGAVANRDTLCTLVPSGGCPVSASTSPTDAQSFSSGISQNHRINCDCTYRNQSISNVYSQKHFRSSRKRKSSEVLKFLAELTNRELKALIFAFEQTERRRQKAARLNLMANEMNALRQNPAAVQSNQFTAADALSPGAIPIPERSANLPNGHVEILDSCPPPALQKDKGHNSQVSCGNHVPLNANPTNDSNLENLSNAPSMSNRCAQHRDIKGNSVSPRQGVQQALPPHAVNHQHCHSLTGQASPSLQAHGEKNPICHPSAGTYYSHTPGAEGNVPDYSFNCSNSSSMSQKTFASVPVNLNYLGSSQQNGRYNPSARSLSGMNAPDANEPHTPGPKTHPSQYDEQSLKEIKALYDMLRTSYTNEMNGHPKRPKLEGCSTSGQPVSLEFGQMTITSTSPVQFSQDNHASQRIDCRDTWCPSAGLLSNSQTTTIAPQVAGSVHNENSPLVEPHVSSSSSPSHSRAQEGQNSEVSLYSVEIYNGVKDEVSLAPPEGTTEGSLIHPHPAGSMNQVCPSGARSNSPRPAETLKPLSCSSAGLGNLQLAPPQRMSADQIAEGYLASKCSATPGAIQENLTPVLRSEESSRTQKAVVDAGAHLSKAESHGQKPVPISEQHIAFSVASSKLSGSLSNQANLSGHNQGPADLHNETSSGVSAGIQIESSARPADIYTTNNSEINNVSTQKVAEERNSIPNSENPLAKESDTLEFILRSLGIIPEENEGKSAVIPTSLPSGVTSSEQCTAVSLLVDPPCTDVKQRQDLTLRSFNAVISSEKQQVIASVDPHSIGSMVTRDYSDVASFSPGERQQNGEVSAAVIPLQDERTTSALSKQKPDGKSCSISVCQPNCQAESGQNPHNSPSQETKLPIARTAQHNGAPNAVQLEDGRLNRVASCIENDASISLVSPSKLSWLFSSVSHTASTLLVEPLLTVQVEELRETLPPPSADNGNSLKSLLSSPSTSSCVQMAQSTRLRNAVANPCSVGMSGSGNGYPLKNDSGTSSPTDEPSVTVCSGTNVSNLSLFKYKQHVADGLHDSDRALRKQLDTVPEESTVTSTLETTKKPMDSTQVANASSLAGVGDSLALGAPSRVNTSNSLHVMQDILFSRIRRLKCVRSTLGISSLSRGSSGEVNADSLTVGQTSLTDGSLLQKKTLNGCTAVVASKLGAKDLLSGIQITFVFSLSEYWEHLKVINSTNLISKVLVTTGQEFLRSSEKVRGFSTTERRPNELNGPVGAAKGAVLNSEESTQRDLIADLPHSQNIVPFTRDSPAQSADPNISSIVAYHHESVFCPAVDLNRNLANTNPASETNPLVSTNVSKLLPGNGHCNQSLTEANTMSVQREALNSKEMMILNFFSKNRLRSATELEMTTESILRFWSPSGEVTESHHSHQETENGVAFDHGMEWRHSGLDLHTVASAAELNSSRHKLNAMHCLHFGFTATVDSRQLHGAKSHPNELCDWSSGTEVSVFEEHKPEKMESASRLCLMADEGRMDHWADTALSNVSLDTYKPSNCLQNNGSQATQVNGGKWFETGKAEITVPALITNSEEINGNDGCELLNPDQQNSEALTQPFNDRESWNECESNMDVSSEIKIKVLKHQELQNVLSELSNIVPTALILSPESKVTDETSEMESTGAHWKTSRNRDDLCLEVAHEQMETSVTECCLGPATSAPLSLGTVGSGLQH from the coding sequence ATGGCATCATACCCATTGCCCCAGCAGGCTCTTCAGAGATCTGAATGTACTTATAATGGGTCGCCTTCATCAAATCACCAGTCTTGGAAGGTCAATTGTGGATCTAACTATTTTGCAAATGGATCAGCACCAAGCTACTTGTATGAAGATACCAGTCAACTTGCCTATCCTTCAGATGAAGCATCATCGTCCTGCAGTGGCATCACATCTTATCATTCCTATCTATTGTCAACACTAATGGGAGATTCCAAATCTAAAATTAGATCCCACCCTGTCTATTCAATGGAAAGCCAACCTACTTGTTTTCAAAATAGATCAATGTCATTGGACTTGTCATCCGTTCGAACTCCCTCTGAGTTTGTACCTTCTCAAAGCAGTTCAACATGGTGGAATCAAAGGGCCCACCCAACCATGAGGAATTTCCCATCATATCAAAGTCCCACCTCCACTGGTATGCAACCTGGAGCTCAGAGCTGTCCGAGGTGGACTGATAATAAGACTGCTTTTGCTGCTAGACCCCCTGTACGTTGTTGGAATAATTGTGCATGCACCAATTATCAACACATTCATGGATCTTTTAGTCACGCTGTTAATCAGCAATCTTCCAATGTGGGTTATCACAATTTGGACCCATTTCAAAATATAAACACTAGAGGTTACAAAGACTGCCACATGTTTGAGGCAGGCCAGCCAGGGGAGGGGATACAGGTGCTGCGAAGGGACAGCATCTCGTCTCCACAGGCATCTACTGGAAACCACTTAATGAATCTTATCCTCAAAGGAACACTCAACGACATGCATGGAGCAGTGGCAAACAGAGATACACTTTGTACTCTGGTTCCCAGTGGGGGCTGTCCAGTGTCTGCTTCTACTTCACCAACAGATGCTCAAAGCTTTAGTAGCGGCATTTCTCAAAATCACCGAATAAATTGTGACTGTACCTATAGAAATCAAAGCATTTCTAATGTGTACTCTCAGAAGCATTTTCGGTCCTCACGCAAGCGGAAGAGTTCAGAAGTACTGAAGTTTCTTGCAGAACTTACCAACAGAGAGTTGAAGGCCTTGATTTTTGCATTTGAGCAGACTGAGAGAAGGAGGCAAAAAGCAGCCCGGCTGAACTTGATGGCAAATGAAATGAATGCACTGCGGCAAAATCCAGCAGCGGTGCAATCGAACCAATTTACAGCGGCGGATGCATTGTCTCCAGGTGCCATTCCAATACCTGAAAGATCTGCCAATTTACCGAATGGACATGTAGAAATCCTTGACTCCTGTCCTCCCCCAGCCCTCCAAAAGGATAAAGGACACAATTCACAGGTTTCTTGTGGTAACCATGTGCCTCTGAATGCAAACCCGACAAATGATTCGAACCTTGAAAATCTGAGCAACGCTCCATCAATGAGCAATCGCTGTGCTCAACACAGAGATATTAAAGGCAATTCTGTTTCTCCAAGACAAGGTGTGCAACAAGCTTTACCTCCCCATGCGGTGAATCATCAACATTGCCATTCGTTGACAGGACAAGCCAGCCCATCACTCCAAGCTCATGGAGAGAAAAATCCCATTTGTCACCCTAGTGCAGGGACTTATTATTCCCATACTCCAGGTGCTGAGGGAAACGTGCCAGATTATTCATTTAACTGCTCTAACTCCAGCTCAATGAGTCAGAAAACCTTTGCCTCTGTACCTGTTAATCTCAATTATCTGGGATCAAGCCAACAAAATGGAAGATATAATCCTTCTGCACGGTCCCTGAGTGGCATGAATGCACCAGACGCAAATGAACCCCATACTCCAGGCCCAAAGACACACCCTTCTCAGTATGATGAGCAAAGTCTGAAGGAAATCAAAGCGTTATATGACATGTTGCGAACTTCATACACGAATGAGATGAACGGTCATCCAAAACGTCCAAAGCTCGAAGGCTGTTCCACCAGTGGACAACCGGTCTCGCTCGAATTCGGCCAAATGACCATCACTTCTACCAGTCCTGTACAGTTTTCTCAGGACAATCATGCTTCCCAGAGGATTGACTGCCGGGACACTTGGTGTCCGAGTGCAGGTCTTTTATCCAATTCACAGACCACTACGATCGCGCCACAAGTTGCAGGATCTGTGCACAATGAAAATTCTCCACTTGTTGAACCGCATGTGTCGAGCTCTTCCTCTCCTTCCCACTCGAGAGCTCAAGAGGGACAGAATTCAGAGGTTTCTCTATATTCGGTTGAGATTTATAACGGTGTGAAAGATGAAGTGTCTTTAGCACCACCAGAAGGAACGACTGAAGGGTCATTGATACATCCTCACCCAGCAGGCTCAATGAATCAAGTTTGCCCAAGTGGCGCCAGATCTAACTCCCCAAGACCAGCCGAAACACTGAAGCCATTGAGTTGCTCCAGCGCGGGATTGGGGAACTTGCAACTTGCCCCTCCTCAAAGAATGTCAGCAGATCAAATCGCAGAGGGCTACCTCGCCAGTAAATGCTCTGCAACTCCAGGGGCCATCCAGGAGAACTTGACTCCAGTGTTAAGATCTGAAGAATCGAGTAGAACGCAAAAGGCTGTCGTTGATGCAGGTGCTCACTTGTCAAAAGCTGAATCACATGGTCAAAAGCCTGTCCCAATTTCAGAACAACACATTGCCTTCTCTGTTGCATCTTCAAAACTGTCTGGCTCTCTGTCAAACCAAGCTAATCTTTCGGGTCATAACCAGGGACCTGCAGATCTGCACAATGAAACCAGCAGTGGAGTTTCCGCAGGAATCCAAATAGAAAGTTCAGCTCGACCCGCTGACATTTACACTACAAACAATAGCGAAATAAATAATGTGTCCACGCAAAAAGTTGCAGAGGAGCGAAACTCGATACCAAACTCTGAGAACCCTTTAGCAAAGGAATCGGATACCTTAGAATTCATTTTGCGTTCTTTAGGCATCATTCCGGAGGAAAACGAAGGGAAAAGTGCAGTAATTCCAACTTCACTACCTTCTGGTGTAACCAGTTCAGAACAGTGTACAGCTGTCTCTTTGCTGGTGGATCCACCTTGTACAGATGTAAAACAGAGGCAAGATTTAACTCTGCGGTCATTTAATGCAGTAATATCAAGCGAAAAGCAGCAAGTGATTGCTTCAGTGGATCCTCATTCTATAGGGTCCATGGTAACCAGAGATTATTCAGATGTTGCCTCTTTCAGCCCTGGAGAAAGGCAACAGAATGGGGAAGTCAGCGCAGCAGTTATTCCTTTACAGGATGAAAGAACAACCTCTGCTCTTAGTAAACAGAAACCAGATGGCAAAAGCTGCTCGATTTCTGTTTGCCAACCCAATTGTCAAGCAGAAAGTGGTCAAAATCCACACAACTCACCCTCGCAGGAAACCAAACTGCCAATTGCCCGTACAGCACAGCACAATGGTGCACCCAATGCCGTTCAGTTAGAAGATGGCAGATTGAACAGGGTTGCAAGTTGCATAGAGAATGATGCTTCGATTAGTCTTGTCAGCCCATCAAAATTAAGTTGGCTTTTCTCTTCTGTTTCCCACACAGCTTCCACTCTGTTGGTTGAACCTCTGTTGACTGTGCAGGTTGAAGAACTGCGGGAAACTCTGCCTCCACCTTCTGCAGACAATGGTAATTCACTGAAAAGTCTGCTTTCTTCACCTAGCACCTCATCCTGTGTGCAGATGGCACAATCTACACGGTTAAGAAACGCAGTTGCCAATCCATGCTCTGTGGGGATGAGTGGAAGCGGCAATGGATATCCATTGAAGAACGATTCAGGTACTTCATCTCCTACTGATGAGCCAAGTGTAACTGTTTGCTCAGGTACCAATGTGTCCAACctaagtttatttaagtataAGCAGCATGTAGCTGATGGGCTTCATGATTCAGATAGAGCATTAAGGAAACAGCTGGACACTGTTCCAGAAGAAAGCACTGTGACCAGCACTTTGGAGACCACCAAAAAGCCAATGGACTCTACCCAGGTAGCTAATGCCAGCAGCTTAGCAGGAGTTGGAGATTCATTAGCCTTGGGTGCACCGAGCAGGGTTAACACCAGCAACTCTCTGCATGTGATGCAAGATATCCTGTTCTCAAGAATAAGAAGACTAAAATGTGTGAGATCAACTTTGGGAATTAGTTCCCTCTCTCGGGGTAGCAGTGGCGAAGTAAACGCGGATAGTCTGACTGTCGGGCAGACATCGCTTACGGACGGGTCCTtgttacaaaaaaaaacacttaaTGGCTGCACAGCAGTGGTGGCCTCTAAACTTGGTGCCAAGGACTTGCTGTCAGGAATCCAGATCACCTTTGTGTTCTCACTTTCCGAATACTGGGAACACTTGAAAGTCATAAACAGCACAAACCTAATTTCAAAGGTGTTGGTAACCACTGGCCAGGAGTTCCTGCGATCCTCGGAAAAAGTGAGGGGTTTCTCCACAACGGAACGACGTCCAAATGAGCTAAATGGACCGGTTGGTGCTGCAAAAGGGGCGGTTTTGAATTCCGAAGAGAGTACGCAGAGAGACCTCATTGCTGACTTACCGCACAGCCAGAATATTGTGCCCTTCACACGTGATTCCCCTGCACAGTCGGCTGATccaaatatttccagcattgtgGCTTATCACCATGAGAGTGTTTTCTGTCCAGCAGTAGATTTGAATAGAAATCTTGCAAACACTAATCCTGCAAGTGAAACAAATCCACTCGTTTCCACAAACGTCTCCAAGTTACTGCCCGGAAATGGACATTGCAATCAAAGCCTGACTGAGGCTAATACCATGAGTGTACAAAGGGAAGCATTGAATTCCAAAGAGATGATGATTCTGAACTTCTTCAGCAAAAACAGATTACGTAGTGCAACGGAGCTGGAAATGACTACCGAGTCCATTTTGCGTTTCTGGTCTCCGTCTGGAGAAGTTACAGAATCACACCATTCTCATCAGGAGACAGAGAATGGCGTAGCTTTTGACCATGGCATGGAGTGGCGACACAGTGGTCTTGACCTGCATACTGTAGCGAGTGCAGCAGAATTGAACAGTAGCAGGCACAAGTTGAATGCAATGCACTGTCTCCATTTTGGGTTCACTGCGACTGTCGACAGCAGGCAACTTCATGGAGCAAAATCCCATCCAAACGAATTGTGTGACTGGAGCAGTGGAACAGAGGTCAGTGTGTTTGAAGAACATAAACCTGAGAAGATGGAAAGTGCCTCGAGGCTCTGTCTGATGGCTGATGAAGGCAGAATGGATCATTGGGCTGATACTGCTTTAAGTAATGTGTCACTAGATACTTACAAACCAAGCAATTGCCTCCAAAACAATGGTAGCCAAGCAACCCAAGTAAATGGGGGCAAGTGGTTCGAGACTGGCAAGGCCGAGATAACTGTACCCGCTTTGATCACGAATAGCGAGGAGATCAATGGCAATGATGGGTGTGAACTCCTAAATCCAGACCAACAAAATTCAGAAGCTTTAACACAACCTTTCAATGATCGAGAAAGCTGGAACGAATGCGAGTCTAACATGGATGTCAGTAGCGAAATAAAGATTAAAGTGCTGAAGCACCAAGAGCTCCAGAATGTTCTTTCTGAGTTGTCTAATATAGTGCCAACGGCTTTAATCCTCAGTCCAGAATCTAAAGTAACTGATGAAACTTCCGAAATGGAAAGCACTGGAGCCCATTGGAAAACCTCGAGGAATCGTGACGACCTTTGTCTGGAGGTTGCACATGAGCAAATGGAAACCTCAGTCACAGAATGTTGTCTGGGCCCAGCAACCTCTGCACCTCTGTCTCTGGGCACAGTTGGCAGTGGCCTGCAACACTGA